In Notamacropus eugenii isolate mMacEug1 chromosome 1, mMacEug1.pri_v2, whole genome shotgun sequence, one genomic interval encodes:
- the LOC140518246 gene encoding olfactory receptor 1N2-like: MGQENRTSITEFILLGFSEWPDQQRLLFGLFLVMYLITVVGNLLIILAISSDSHLQSPMYFFLANLSFADICFTSTSIPKMLVNIETQHQTISYVGCITQLYFLLAFGCLDNLLLVAMAYDRYVAICHPLHYASVMSPQHCVLMLSVCWALTNIPALTHSILLAHLDFCTHHVIPHFFCDISPLLKLACSDTHINELMIIILGAIFLIVPLALIVLSYAQITSAILGFSSEGRWKAFSTCGSHLTVVLLFYGSLMGVYLFPSSSYSIQRKNAAALLYMVVTPMMNPFIYSLRNRDMKGALGKLLGNGKTLSSP; encoded by the coding sequence ATGGGACAGGAAAACAGAACAAGCATCACTGAATTTATCCTCTTGGGATTCTCTGAATGGCCAGATCAGCAGAGACTGCTTTTTGGACTTTTCCTGGTCATGTACCTGATCACGGTGGTGGGGAACCTTCTTATCATATTAGCCATTAGCTCTGACTCCCACCTCCAAAGTCCTATGTATTTCTTCTTAGCCAACCTGTCCTTTGCAGACATCTGTTTTACATCAACTTCCATCCCCAAGATGCTGGTGAACATTGAGACCCAACATCAGACCATCTCCTATGTTGGATGTATCACCCAGTTATATTTCCTTCTTGCATTTGGGTGTCTTGACAACCTCCTCCTGGTTGCAATGGCCTATGACCGCTATGTCGCTATTTGTCATCCCCTTCACTATGCCTCAGTCATGAGCCCCCAGCACTGTGTGCTGATGCTGAGTGTGTGCTGGGCTCTGACCAATATTCCTGCCCTGACACATAGCATTCTACTGGCCCACCTGGACTTCTGTACCCATCACGTCATCCCCCACTTCTTCTGTGATATTAGTCCCCTGCTAAAGTTGGCATGCTCAGATACCCACATAAATGAACTGATGATAATCATCTTGGGAGCAATATTCCTCATTGTTCCCCTTGCCCTTATTGTCCTCTCCTATGCACAAATCACCTCTGCTATCCTTGGTTTCTCTTCTGAAGGAAGATGGAAAGCCTTCTCCACCTGTGGGTCCCACCTCACtgttgtcttacttttctatggTTCCCTAATGGGTGTGTATTTATTCCCATCATCTAGCTATTCCATTCAAAGGAAGAATGCAGCTGCTCTCCTCTACATGGTGGTGACCCCCATGATGAACCCATTCATCTATAGCCTGAGGAACAGAGACATGAAAGGGGCACTAGGGAAGCTTCTTGGCAATGGAAAAACTCTTTCCTCTCCATAA